The nucleotide window TCGCAGATCTGCAGGCAGCGACGTGCGTTCTGCTCGACCATGATCGTCGTCACGCCCGCCTTGTTGATGTCCGAGACGCGGATGAACGCGTCGTCCTGGCGAACGGGGGAGAGCCCGGCCGACGGCTCGTCGAGCAGGAGCACCGACGGGTCCATCATGAGGGCGCGCGACATCGCCACCATCTGGCGCTCCCCGCCCGAGAGCGAGCCGGCCCGCTGCTTGAGGCGCTTGCCCAGTTCGGCGAAGATGCCCGTGACGAAGTCGAGGCGTTCCCTGTAGATCTTCGGGTTCTGATAAAGCCCCATCTGGAGGTTCTCCTCGATCGACAGCGAGGGGAAGACGTTGTTCGTCTGCGGGACGAACGCGACGCCGCGGTTGACGAGCTTGTCGGCCTTCAGGCCCACGATCGACTCGCCGTTGACGGTGATGTCCCCTCCGCGCACCTTGACCAGCCCGAAGATCGACTTCAGCAGCGTCGACTTGCCGGCGCCGTTCGGGCCGATGATGCCCACGAGCTCGCCCTTGCGTGCGATGAGGTTCGCGCTGTTGATGATGTTGATGCCCGGGAGGTAGCCGGCCAGGAGGTCTTTGACCTCGACGACGATCTCGTCGGACTTCGCCGCCGGCGCGGCCGCGGCCTGAGGCATGCTCATCGGGTCTCCTTGTTCGCCTCGTCGATCGAGTGCTCCTGCTCCTCGTGGATCTCCTCGAGGAGCTCGCGCCCCTCAGCGCCGAGCTCGCCCTCGATGCGGCCGGTCACGACGCCGAGATCGACGTCCTGGTGACTGCCGAGGTACGCGTCGATGACGGCCTGATCCTCCATGACGGTGTCGGGCGGTCCCTCGGCGACGACCTTGCCCTCGGCCATGACCACGACCCAGTCGGCGATGTGGCGGACCATGTGCATGTCGTGCTCG belongs to Microbacterium sp. BK668 and includes:
- a CDS encoding ABC transporter ATP-binding protein translates to MPQAAAAPAAKSDEIVVEVKDLLAGYLPGINIINSANLIARKGELVGIIGPNGAGKSTLLKSIFGLVKVRGGDITVNGESIVGLKADKLVNRGVAFVPQTNNVFPSLSIEENLQMGLYQNPKIYRERLDFVTGIFAELGKRLKQRAGSLSGGERQMVAMSRALMMDPSVLLLDEPSAGLSPVRQDDAFIRVSDINKAGVTTIMVEQNARRCLQICDRGYVLDQGRDAYEGTGRDLLNDPKVIGLYLGTLGADGV